The nucleotide window TAGCCAAAGGCTCAATCAGCAACTCACATCCACTTCTTACTTCTGAACCACTCTCCGGAATTTTCGGTTTACAAACACCAGTCTCGTTCCAATCATCCAACATGAAGTTCGGCATCATCGCCATTGCTCTCACTACTGCTATTGTAGCAGGGAGTGCTATCCCCAGTTCTCACTCCATCACTGGTTTCCCCACCTGCAATGACTTGGACGGGGAGCCGAAAAAGCTCTGCACATATCTCTGCAATACGGCTTGCGATGCTATCAGTGACGGAGACAAGGAAAAGATTTGCATGCTGGCCTGTGCAGCTGCCGCTTCCAGTCATCGTCCAATCGATGCAGGGGTCGGGGCTAAACTCAGCTCAAGGTCTCGTCCCCACAAAGGCCACAGAGGATGCGACGATATCCCGATATATGAGAAGAGAAAGATCTGCAAATTACTTCTAGCCCTCGACTTGGCCTGTGCGAAAAATTGCGAATCTAAGGGAGGAAAGGCCGCAAAGGATTGCAGAAAAGATTGCGGAAAACCCTACAAGTCTTAATACATTGAGGCTGCGTTTAGGGCTGAACTCACCTCTAGGTCTTCTCCTACTAAGCCTACTACTTATAATAATACGCTCCCTAAGGATAGAACGCTCTACAAATTTCTGTATAATAAGACTTATAATGCTCTTAAAGGAGAGGCCTAAAAGAGTTGCAGAGTGGGTTGCGGAAAATCCTACAAGTCTCGATCCGTCGAGGCTGGGGTTGGGGCTAAACTCACCTCTAGGTCTCCTCCTACTAAGCCTACTACTTATAATAATACGTTCCCTAAGGATAGAACGCTCTACAAAATTTTCTGTAATAAGACTTACGATCTTCTCGAAGGAGAGGCCCAAAGGAGTTGCAGGATGGGTTGCGGAAAACCCTATAAGGGTGGAAAATACAAAGATGGAAAAGACCATAAGTCTGGCCCCATGGATCCCAGGATCGAGATCAATTTACATCGACACCATTAGCGATCGAAGAGAACCTCTAGCCGGCGAACCTACTCGCTAAAAATGCATAGTCCCACGAACAGGACGGAACTATCGGTGATGCTTTACAAGATTGTAGTCTTCAGTGGCCTTTCTGGCGCTTTTCGTTCAGGGCCACATATGTACGGATGGGATTTGACGAACTAGGGGACTGTGGGGACATATGATGCGAGAGTTGGAGGCGAGGAAATGGCGAGACTTTCACTGGGTACCTGATGGAACTTTCATGCGAAGGACACAACGTACGCTTTGTGTGGGTATCATAGTAGATAGCTGAGGCAAATCTACGACTTGACAAAACAATTGCCGCTGTAAACATTGAGTGACGGATGAAATAGGTAGAGATGTGATATTGTGATATCTTCAGATTCAAATTCGGTGTATCGCAAGACCGGGGTGATGTTCCAGCCTCCTACTTATGCAGTACAGGAATTTGGTTAGTTGGGAGTTAAGATCGTGAGGAGTAATCCAGCTTGTGGGAACCCGAATACGCTAACTTAATACGGCATCGCGCATTAGCGTGCCTAGCGTACCCGGGTAGTGTCGATTGAGTCCAActgtcagatattcactctcatctggaatactgatgaaatagataataatggtgatgatgattgattgtgtcttggttctgtctacggttgtgggcacacctagggggtgccaagccttcctgtgatccgattggctctcacagatgccaggtcgcgctagtctaacccagcgtctgtacgctctcatcttcaacagtgctattatctgacaccAACCTTACGTCTACAGAGTAATTTGGAATGATACCTGCGACGCATGTTTACTCGTAGCTTTCTACAAATGTGGATTATCAGTTAATGTTGCAGGCTTTGGTAAGTTCCCATTCAGATACAGTCCGTGGCACAGCCGATCCTTCTACTTGAAGCGATTACATCAACACAGTCCCTTTAGGGACAATAGCCTGCATGCTAATTTTGAGACTAGTTCAGCCTAGGATAGACCCAGTAGCAATAGTACCTGAAGAGCCAGCGGAAATCATGTACTTTCTCCCCAGGCTCCATTCGGAACCGGCTCACACAATCCCGTGACATGGAAAACCTACTACATCCGTGTTTAAATCTCACCTCTCAATTGCCAATAACTGTTCACCGCCGATTTCACAGAGTAAGCAGTCACAATCGCACCGGAAGTACGAAAGATAGCGCATATCAAGCCAGTATTCAACCTCGGAGATGTGGAGGGAGTTCTTGATCGACCGACGTACTACCTTCCTCAATTTTTGCGCACATGATTTCAATCGTGTCAGCACTAGAATTCTTCAAACATGACAAGTCCCTTCGGTTGACCCGGCTAACCCGGCTAACTTTCTATTTTACTTGATCCGATGGTGTAATCAGTGCAACAGTCGACGGAGCCGACACTGTATGGCGTCTTCAGAGAACTAGGTGGCCCGTGTCAGATGACTAGCTACGATTCCATCTTGTGTGGCTAAATGCGGTAGTGCTGCAAGTGTTGCAAGTGTTGATATGTAACCAATGTGGATCAGCGTGCATGCTTATTTTGAGATCCGTTCGGGCCGGAATAGACCCAGTAGGTAGTAGTACCGGCTGGATTTAGACTGATACGACACGGCTGCGTACCCTGCAGCCCGAATAACAGACAGGTATGCGACGAAACGTTCCTCCGACTAGCTCTTATTTAAGCTCTGCCCAAGTGCATATGTACTCTACCATCAAAGCATTCACACAACGACTCAAACATGAAGACCACTACTTTCTCCTCTCTATCTTCAGTGTTGCTTATTCTCTCTGGAGCCGCTCAAGTCAACGCACAGGATACACCACGAAACATACCGGCATTTCAACACCCTATGATCATTCATAGAGGCTGCTGCACTAAGTCTCATGTTTGGTCCTCCATCCAGGACACCATCACCAAGAATGAGATCTGGGGATGGATGGTCTGTGTAGGTATCTTATCATCTCAACTTATTATCTTCACTAACTCTATTTCAGTGTACCGACATCTTCGACAAGGACCCTGAAGGTTTCCGGGGCTGTAGACACGACACTTTCTTTGTTGGGAGAATGGACTTGAGCACTTGGATTGTGGCCCCAAATTCACCCTACGCCAAATGTCCGGACACAACGTTGGGAGCTACTAGATTCATAGTAGATAAACCACCGACATAAGTCGAACATTGACCTGGGAAACGCAGGGACACGCCATGGATGGGTGATATACGGGCTATAGTTTGCGCTATTTTAATCATATGATGGCATTTATCTCTAAATCATATTCAAGCCCAAGACCAAAGAGTGCATGGAGTGTACTTTGCTGGAGAGTCCTTGGTCTAACCACGGCATGTCATTAATGCAGGGCTACCAACCACGACAGACGGTATCGATGCAGCTTAGTCGTTCATCAGTTTGCAAAAGGAAACACGCTAGTCTAGTTGATTAGTGTACGGTATTTCTATGGACCTTGTGCATAGGCGAGACTAGGTACATGTGAGATATGCAGGCTCAGGTGCTGGTTGCTATGGACTAAGTGATGGCGATAGAGTTGTTATCAAACGCGAGCCGTGGTAGAGTTTGTgtagtagcttatttgcgGCGCAGATGCTGTGACGTTTCGTGCCGTAGTGGGCGCGGGCCGCGCCTTGGTCGAATCCGGGGCGAAGCAGCGGCATGGGGCGCTGATTGGCAGGCGCATTCGGAGGGGAAGGTGCGATGAGGTAACGGCGACGAGGATGATTTGGTAGTGCGGTAGGAGAAAATGTACCAAATCAAAGTCCAACTGCCGGTACATGGCTTCTGGGTAACTGGACTTGTTCTCCTCTGATGCCCTGCCTTGTTCGAATCGTCATGACGGCGCTTCTCTTCCGCTTTCCGGATCGCGCTGCTACCTTGGCCCCCATGCCTGGCTTAGCAAAACAAGCACGATGAGCTGGCATGTCCATGGATCGTAGCCGTCACCAGCTCGACGTCCGCAAGCCTTGCCTCATAGCACTCGCTTGCATGCAGCTCTCTGCACGTCGGTCAGGACGGCTCCACACCAGCAAAAAGTAACGTTTGTTGCATTTGCTTGCCGGGTCACGGCGTCCGGTTCGCGCCCAAGGAGCAGCAGTACCAAACATCCGCCATTGCTCGGCCGCCCAACTTTCAATGCATATCCAAGCTATTCCCATTGTCTCGACAGTCACTCTTTTGATCCAATCGCCTTCTGCAGGCGCCGCGCTTCCGCGCGCTGCGGCTGAACAAGTGCTTTCCGTCCGGTGACGTTTACTTTGGCCGTGACAGCAAAAGGCGAGGCATTGGACGACAACTAGCACGACGATAACAACGCAGCGCATACGTGCTCACGACTCGCGCATGCCCATACGCACATTGGCCATCTCGTCCAAGTGTCGGTGAGAGGTGTAAGTCGACTTGATCCCAGCCACCTCCCAGCCCTTGACCTCCCCAACCACCTCAACGCCATGCGAACTGCCTGGGCGCACAGCAGCAATGGTTCCTCTGCTAGCCCTCCCGTTGTCTCTGTATCTAATACTATCCTCGAAAGCCAGTTCCCGTGCATTCCGACATAAGCACGCGTCACGCGCTGCTTAGTCTATCCCAAGAAATCCAGCCGCTGGGTAACTCGTCCAACGCGGCGGGTGCCCCTTGACGGCGCAAGGGCGATTGAGCCCTGAGTGCAAGTCCCTGACTTCACGTTGACGTCCAGCGGCCCGTCCGAGTTGGCAAATATATTACCCTTCTCCGCCCCAACTTCACGAGACCACGACCACGACGCCCCAGCGCTGTTCCCTGAATATCGCACCTCCCTCCAGCTACGCCAGGAGCAAGCAGAAGCCTTCTACCGCACACAACACAACCACTCGAGAGCATCGAGTTCGACTGGTAGTGGAGTAAACAGCCTCCGCCGGACCCCAAACTTCGAGCGCGCTAGATCTGTCGAGCCGAACCAACAACAGCAGCGTGTCCGTTTCGAAACACCTCCCTTTGAGCCTCACCCTGCCCTTCGTATCAGCCGACGCACTGCTTCGGCCATACGCTTCGTGCTCGAAGAGGGCTTGCGACTTCCGCATCCATTTACTCCGGATTTGGTCGAAGAAAACGCCCGCATGTCCGATCTCACGAGCGGCCGCGCTGCCAATGGCGGTGCGCGCACGACTGGCGGTCCTATTCCCGTGACTCAGGTTGATCGCTCCAATATACGTACACCAACGCAGATTATGAATGCCAGACGGCAACGTGCTGAGGTCGAGGAACAGAGAAAGGCTGCCGAGGAAGAGCGGAGGAGAACGAGTGCAGAAAGAAGAGCACAAGCTGTTTCTGGTGTAGCTGGAGCACCAACAATCGAGCCTGGAACCCAGAGACAGCCCCAACCTGGGCCTCAAAGGGCTGGCGACCAATACGTACAATATCCGGCATCATCTGGTGGAGTGCCACGCCAACCAGAAAGACCGATACCATCCGAAGCCCAAGAGACCCCGACTGGTGCCTCGCAGTCAAGGCCTAGGGCTGCCTCTCAAGCACAGCAGCAACCTCGACCTGCACAGGCAAATCTAGCAGTGCCCACCACGGAACAAAGCAGAAGGCCAGCTGGCTCAGGGCATGCAAGAAGGCCTTCTGGAGCTACGGCCTCAGCACCAGCAGGCCCTTCATCTgctccaccaccaccacgtCTCACGCCTGGGCCAGGCTCCGGCTCAGCCACTGGCCCACCCCGGGAGTCAACCACTTCAAACTTTCCGCATGCTTTCGAGCGTTGGGAAACTCTGTCCTCTCATTGGGAAGGACTCACCTCCTACTGGATACGGCGGCtcgagcaaaacaccgatGAAGTTCGCAGAGAACCATTGGCTCAGCAAATGTCACGCCAGATCACTGATTTGTCGGCAGCTGGCGCCAACCTTTTCCATGCTGTCGTTGAATTACAGCGATTGCGTGCGTCGTCCGAGCGCAAGTTCCAGAGATGGTTCTACGAGCATCGCCAGGACCAGGAAAGGGCACAGGAGCGCGAGGCTGAACTCCGCGAACAAATCAACACTGAACATGAGGCGCGTCTTGAGGCTGAGGCAAACATGGAGCGCATGGCCACAGAGAAGAAGAACGCCGAACGAGCGGTGACAGAGATGAAGCGTGAATTGCAAATCTCCAAGGAGGAAGCGCGTCGAGCTTGGGAAGAGTTAGGTAGACGGGAGCAAGAAGAGCGTGATCGCACATTCTCCTTGAGGGAAGGGCACCCCACCTTGGTCGGCGGAGTGCAAGTGGTTCCTATGGGACAGAACATGGGTCTTTCAGGAAGGGGGCATGGAGAAGACACCTACGCTGGTGCTCAAAGCAGTACTGGCTCAGGTATTGAGCAACACTACTCGTACGAAGAAGGGCAATCTCCGACTGGTACAGACCCCTTCACTGAGAGCACCCGACATGCTCGCCGAGACCCTGAGGCTCCTGCACACGTAGCCCAAGGGGCTTACGTTCCCTCGGGTGCTGCTTCAAATTCATCATCTCGGCCTGGTGGTTCTAGTTCGGCTACAGAACAATCACTTGTTCCGCCTCCTCTACAGTACCCCTACTACGGATCGCAGGCACAGCCAGCTACGACGCAACCAGCCATGTCGCAGCCAGAGGCCTTTTATCAGCAGCCTGGTTCGTACTTGCATAACGAGCCTGAATCCAATGTTCCTGAAGATGAGCAGTCATACGTGACGTCTCAAGGAGATGAATCCGAGGCCGATATCGAGTACGCTCTCGACGAGAGGGGCAACTTTATCCGCGATGACGCTGGGCGCAGGATCCCTTTCCGGTCACTGCAATCGCCAATGTCGGACGAGTATGACGTAGAAGAGGCCCGGCAGCGCGAACTCGAACATCTACAGCACTACGGCACGACCGCCACATCACAGGGTGGTTATGCAACCAGTTCAAGCGCAGGGCCTTCACATCCTCAGGGCTACGTTACCGCCGGTGGTACACCAGACTACAGCGGCGACGGATACGGCGACGAGTGGGTAGGCATGCGACACCACCATCCCACCAGATTGAGCGATGTCCCCGAAGAAGACGAGAGAAGCCGGACCTCACCCAGCAGAGCAAGTCAGGCCAGTCGAGGACGTTTGTATTAAAGATGAAGAGAGACTGGGACGCCGCGGTCTCCACATCCTCCACTTCCCACAGGATCGTCGGAAGAGATCGCCGTTAGCCGCCCCGCATAGCCTGTTCATGTTGTCATTTGTATGTGCGCGTCACGCGAGAGAGCTTTCCTTCAAATGTGCAAATCCGTCTCAATCCCAGTAGTCATgttctctttcttctcctcgtcgtcatcatcgtcgATTGTGGCGCCATCAAAGAAAAGGAAGAACAAACATTGCATAATCAGCGTAATAATCGGCATTTTGAAACATGGATTTTTATATATACCCGCGATGCTGTTGTCGTAATCGTCGTAAACGATGGGATCGAATGTTACCCCTCTACTACCTCCTCCACTAGTGCGAAACGAAAAGAAACGAGCAAGGGCATGTTGTTGTGTTGCGCTTATACCCCTCCTGCTGCTTTGTAACAGGGACAAGCATGTTGCTGTGTTTTTCCTCGCGCTGTATCTGGGGCTGTAGAGAAGGATGGAAGGGTAGGGTAGGGTGGTGTTTGTTGTACTATAGTTGTTGTGTTTGTTTCCTTTCCTATtctcttcttttcttttttcGAGGTTCTTCTGTCAACATGGTGTTTATCGGGCATTCGCATCGGCATGGGCATGATTGTGTACGTGCATGT belongs to Pyrenophora tritici-repentis strain M4 chromosome 10, whole genome shotgun sequence and includes:
- a CDS encoding DUF390 multi-domain protein, with amino-acid sequence MSDLTSGRAANGGARTTGGPIPVTQVDRSNIRTPTQIMNARRQRAEVEEQRKAAEEERRRTSAERRAQAVSGVAGAPTIEPGTQRQPQPGPQRAGDQYVQYPASSGGVPRQPERPIPSEAQETPTGASQSRPRAASQAQQQPRPAQANLAVPTTEQSRRPAGSGHARRPSGATASAPAGPSSAPPPPRLTPGPGSGSATGPPRESTTSNFPHAFERWETLSSHWEGLTSYWIRRLEQNTDEVRREPLAQQMSRQITDLSAAGANLFHAVVELQRLRASSERKFQRWFYEHRQDQERAQEREAELREQINTEHEARLEAEANMERMATEKKNAERAVTEMKRELQISKEEARRAWEELGRREQEERDRTFSLREGHPTLVGGVQVVPMGQNMGLSGRGHGEDTYAGAQSSTGSGIEQHYSYEEGQSPTGTDPFTESTRHARRDPEAPAHVAQGAYVPSGAASNSSSRPGGSSSATEQSLVPPPLQYPYYGSQAQPATTQPAMSQPEAFYQQPGSYLHNEPESNVPEDEQSYVTSQGDESEADIEYALDERGNFIRDDAGRRIPFRSLQSPMSDEYDVEEARQRELEHLQHYGTTATSQGGYATSSSAGPSHPQGYVTAGGTPDYSGDGYGDEWVGMRHHHPTRLSDVPEEDERSRTSPSRASQASRGRLY